The following proteins come from a genomic window of Clupea harengus chromosome 22, Ch_v2.0.2, whole genome shotgun sequence:
- the capsla gene encoding calcyphosine-like a has protein sequence MASSDLQSSDALEDLRRQCLARGAAGIKGLGRSFRIMDDDGSKSLNLDEFQKGLDTYGVTMAKERVLEVFRIFDKDGSGTVDFNEFLEELRPPMSNVRKQVIVEAFKKLDRTGDSLVTVEDLQGVYNSQHHSKFKSGEWSEEQVFRSFLDSFDSPYNKDGKVTQEEFLNYYSGVSASIDSDEYFVTMMKNAWKL, from the exons ATGGCCTCTAGTGATCTGCAGTCATCAGATGCTCTGGAAGATCTGAGGAGGCAGTGCCTGGCAAGAGGAGCTGCTGGGATCAAGGGACTTGGAAG GTCATTTCGCATTATGGATGATGATGGTAGCAAATCACTGAACTTGGATGAGTTCCAGAAGGGTTTGGACACTTATGGAGTGACCATGGCCAAAGAGAGGGTTTTGGAAGTGTTCAGAATATTCGATAAAGATGGAAGTGGTACAGTCGATTTCAATGAGTTCCTGGAAGAATTAAGG CCCCCAATGTCAAACGTGAGGAAGCAGGTAATTGTGGAGGCTTTTAAGAAGCTGGACAGGACAGGGGACAGTCTGGTAACCGTGGAGGACCTGCAGGGGGTCTACAACAGCCAGCACCATTCCAAGTTCAAGAGCGGAGAGTGGAGCGAGGAACAAGTGTTTCGCTCGTTCCTAGACAGCTTTGACTCACCCTACAACAAAGATGGCAAG GTCACCCAAGAGGAGTTTCTGAACTACTACAGTGGAGTGAGTGCCTCTATCGACAGTGACGAGTACTTCGTCACCATGATGAAAAATGCCTGGAAGCTATAG
- the LOC116218461 gene encoding glial cell line-derived neurotrophic factor: MKLWKGAALVIMLSCASLCVLLSKLAMPATPAKQPSWVAPPMPPPLVSTSSSSTTSSPSQSSLSPLRPERMGGLRRRARSADTMGSLFSEFTYLFQSYTEGELKQIVSALVGRKSRRDSQEESEEGRSGTWSTRDRQGRRTKRAREGRGPCSLHEKYWTVSELGLGYESDETVVFRYCSGKCVARRRNYDIILEHLHRGGQLDESSTCRERKGRGKKNKARYSPCCRPTRYEKDISFLGNNNIFYTIPDVSAKECGCV; the protein is encoded by the exons ATGAAGTTATGGAAAGGTGCCGCCTTGGTCATCATGCTCTCCTGTGCATCTCTGTGCGTCCTCCTCTCTAAGCTCGCAATGCCAGCCACGCCAGCCAAACAACCCTCCTGGGTGGCACCCCCAATGCCACCACCTTTAGtctcaacatcatcatcatcaacaacatcatctccctcacagTCATCTTTATCACCTCTGAGGCCGGAGAGGATGGGTGGTCTCCGTCGGCGAGCCCGGTCTGCAGACACCATGGGCTCTCTATTCTCTGAGT TCACCTACCTTTTCCAGAGCTACACGGAGGGGGAGCTGAAGCAGATCGTCAGCGCTCTGGTGGGCAGGAAGAGCCGCAGGGACAGCCAGGAGGAGTCAGAGGAGGGCCGCAGTGGCACGTGGAGCAccagggacagacaggggcGCAGGACTAAACGTGCTCGCGAGGGCCGGGGGCCGTGCTCACTGCACGAGAAGTACTGGACAGTGAGTGAGCTGGGCCTTGGATACGAGAGTGACGAGACCGTGGTGTTCCGCTACTGCAGCGGCAAGTGCGTGGCGCGCCGGCGCAACTACGACATCATCCTGGAGCACCTGCATCGGGGCGGGCAGCTGGATGAGAGCAGCACGTGCCgcgagaggaaagggagagggaagaagaacaAAGCCCGCTACAGCCCCTGCTGCCGGCCCACCCGCTACGAGAAGGACATCTCCTTCCTGGGCAACAACAACATCTTCTACACGATCCCCGACGTGTCTGCCAAGGAGTGTGGCTGCGTATGA
- the LOC105907069 gene encoding ran-binding protein 3 — protein sequence MRVHSVAAPEEKPVGFRLKPPTLIHGQAPSTGVPSQKPKEQQRSVLRPAVLQAPPAKTFTESNSSCGTNGVSDGASESQNNGEKSDKQVEENSTANDSARRDSQSGGTNYFLQYIGTPSSQKATNNTDKEAKFVFGQNMSERVLSPPKGGESVESSRDSPAPVSEPSSQEATPEKAPAAPTAAAAAAAPTAAAANSVAESLEESAAAYTKATAKKCILEKVEVRTGEESESNVLQMQCKLFVFDKTAQLWIERGRGLLRLNDMASTEDGMLQSRLVMRTQGSLRLILNTKLWPQMQVDKASEKSVRITAMDTEDQGVKVFLISASSKDAGQLAAALHHRILALKSRAEQEPESAPPGPEPEVPQSNEDDSDDEPKGAVGATANTSGTSEGGEAQEAGGT from the exons AGGAGAAGCCTGTGGGATTTCGCCTGAAGCCTCCAACACTCATTCATGGACAGGCACCCAGCACAG GCGTGCCGAGCCAGAAGCCCAAGGAGCAGCAGCGCAGCGTCCTCCGGCCCGCCGTCCTCCAGGCGCCACCCGCCAAGACCTTCACAGAGTCCA ATTCGAGTTGTGGGACGAATGGCGTCTCAGACGGAGCATCAGAGAGTCAGAACAATGGAGAAAAATCGGACaaacag gTGGAAGAGAACAGTACAGCCAATGACTCTGCCAGGCGAGATTCCCAGTCAGGTGGAACCAATTACTTCCTGCAGTACATAGGTACCCCCAG CTCCCAGAAGGCCACAAACAACACCGACAAGGAGGCCAAGTTTGTCTTTGGGCAGAATATGTCTGAGCGAGTGTTG agTCCCCCTAAAGGTGGCGAGAGTGTGGAGAGCAGTAGAGACAGTCCGGCTCCTGTATCTGAGCCCTCCTCACAGGAGGCCACACCTGAGAAGG caccagcagcaccaacagcagcagcagcagcagcagcaccaacagcagcagcagccaacaGCGTGGCCGAGTCTCTGGAAGAGTCAGCGGCAGCCTACACCAAAGCCACGGCCAAGAAGTGCATTCTGGAGAAGGTGGAGGTGCGGACCGGGGAGGAGTCTGAGAGTAATGTGTTACAG ATGCAGTGCAAGTTGTTTGTGTTCGACAAGACGGCACAGTTGTGGATCGAGCGAGGCCGAGGCCTTTTGCGGCTCAACGACATGGCCTCCACCGAGGACGGCATGTTACAGTCCAGATTAG TGATGCGTACCCAAGGCAGCCTGCGTCTGATCCTCAACACTAAGCTGTGGCCTCAGATGCAGGTGGATAAGGCCAGCGAGAAGAGTGTGCGCATCACCGCCATGGACACCGAGGACCAGGGGGTCAAAGTCTTCCTCATATCG GCCAGTTCTAAGGACGCAGGGCAGTTGGCAGCTGCGCTGCACCACCGTATCCTGGCCCTGAAAAGCCGAGCGGAGCAGGAGCCTGAATCTGCCCCGCCAGGTCCCGAGCCCGAGGTGCCCCAGTCAAATGAGGACGACAGCGATGACGAGCCCAAAGGCGCAGTAGGGGCCACGGCCAACACCAGCG GTACCTCTGAAGGAGGGGAAGCCCAGGAAGCCGGGGGGACATAG
- the abhd8a gene encoding protein ABHD8 yields the protein MLTSITDGILCCLTGKTGSSVVLPVESSACTDGFEFVEVKPGRVLRVRHIIPERPPKLDPEQNQDQNCEHNQGKDQEKEKEPRGEDGGSTVHCKRKITVYRNGQLVIENLGDVLHSEILQCQNGDVEPCTTLEVELSDYSSVAAAVTPDPKPAPLPPPASSGNGLAAAGQQKPAPPPRRKRRKPKRTVLIDSERKISSCKGTEADVALFFVHGVGGSMDIWGSQLDFFSRLGYEVIAPDLAGHGASTAPQIAAAYTFYALAEDLRSIFKRYARKRNILIGHSYGVSFCTFLAHEYPEQVHKVVMINGGGPTALEPSLCSIFQLPSCVLHCLSPCLAWSFLKAGFARQGAKEKQLLKAGNAFNVSPFVLRAMMSGQYWPEGDEVYHAELTVPILLVHGMYDKFVPMDEDQRMAEILLFAFLKIIEEGSHMVMMECPETVNTLLHEFFLWEPDTSKKDTAVLKPITANQTTDMHAPKASRPLNK from the exons ATGTTGACCAGCATCACAGACGGCATCCTGTGCTGTCTTACGGGCAAGACTGGCAGCAGCGTGGTCCTACCCGTGGAGTCTTCGGCCTGCACCGATGGCTTTGAGTTTGTGGAGGTGAAGCCGGGGCGGGTGCTGCGCGTGCGCCACATCATCCCCGAGCGCCCGCCTAAACTGGACCCCGAGCAAAACCAGGACCAGAACTGTGAGCATAACCAGGGGAAGGatcaggagaaggagaaagagccGAGGGGGGAGGACGGGGGAAGCACCGTCCACTGCAAGCGAAAAATCACGGTGTACCGTAATGGGCAGCTGGTGATCGAGAACCTGGGCGATGTGCTGCACTCGGAGATCCTACAGTGCCAGAACGGAGATGTGGAGCCGTGCACCACCCTGGAGGTGGAGCTGTCCGACTACAGCAGTGTCGCTGCtgctgtgacccctgaccccaaacCTGCCCCGCTGCCCCCTCCCGCGTCCAGCGGCAACGGCTTGGCTGCTGCCGGTCAACAGAAGCCCGCGCCTCCTCCTCGCAGGAAGAGGCGGAAGCCCAAGCGCACGGTGCTGATCGACTCGGAGCGCAAGATCTCCAGCTGCAAGGGCACGGAGGCGGATGTGGCGCTGTTCTTTGTGCACGGCGTGGGCGGGTCGATGGACATCTGGGGCAGCCAGCTGGACTTCTTCTCGCGCCTCGGCTACGAAGTCATCGCCCCGGACCTGGCCGGGCATGGCGCCAGCACCGCGCCCCAGATCGCCGCCGCGTACACCTTCTATGCGTTGGCCGAGGACCTGCGCTCCATCTTTAAGAGATACGCACGCAAGCGCAACATCCTTATCGGACACTCTTACGg cgTGTCCTTCTGCACGTTTCTGGCACATGAGTACCCAGAGCAGGTGCACAAGGTGGTGATGATCAACGGCGGGGGGCCCACGGCCCTGGAGCCCAGCCTGTGCTCCATCTTCCAGCTGCCCTCCTGCGTGCTGcactgcctctctccctgcctggcCTGGAGCTTCCTCAA GGCTGGCTTTGCTCGTCAGGGTGCCAAAGAGAAACAGCTCCTGAAGGCGGGCAATGCTTTCAACGTGTCCCCGTTTGTGCTGCGCGCCATGATGAGCGGGCAGTACTGGCCTGAGGGGGACGAGGTGTACCACGCCGAGCTCACCGTGCCCATCCTGCTTGTGCACGGCATGTACGACAAGTTCGTGCCCATGGACGAGGACCAGCGCATggcagag ATCCTTCTGTTCGCCTTCCTGAAAATCATAGAGGAAGGCAGCCACATGGTAATGATGGAGTGCCCAGAGACGGTCAACACCCTGCTGCACGAGTTCTTCCTGTGGGAGCCGGACACCTCCAAAAAAGACACGGCTGTGCTCAAGCCCATCACCGCCAACCAGACCACCGACATGCATGCCCCCAAAGCCAGCAGGCCTCTAAACAAATAG